One Flavobacterium sp. 90 DNA segment encodes these proteins:
- a CDS encoding undecaprenyl-diphosphate phosphatase — translation MNTLQAIILAIIEGITEFLPVSSTGHMVIASSFMGIAKDDFTKLFEIVIQLAAILSVVVIYWKKFFDFSRIQFYIKLIIAVIPALIIGGLFKKHIEAMLETPIFIAVILLLGGIILIFVDKWFTNPTINDDVEISNKKAFLIGCYQTLAVIFPGLSRSAATIIGGMQQGLTRKTAAEFSFFLAVPTMMAATVKSIYDVYKDSPEVLSTDNLGILAIGNIVAFIVAYASIKFFIGFLTKNGFKFFGYYRIILGIALLIIHFFIHPLSVN, via the coding sequence ATGAATACATTACAAGCTATCATTCTAGCCATTATTGAGGGAATTACAGAATTTCTACCTGTTTCTTCAACTGGTCACATGGTTATTGCGTCTTCCTTTATGGGAATTGCTAAAGACGATTTTACAAAACTTTTCGAAATAGTGATTCAATTGGCTGCAATTTTATCTGTTGTCGTTATCTATTGGAAAAAATTCTTTGACTTTAGCAGAATACAATTTTACATCAAATTAATTATTGCTGTTATTCCAGCTTTAATTATTGGCGGGCTTTTCAAAAAACATATTGAAGCAATGTTAGAAACGCCTATTTTTATTGCTGTTATACTTTTATTAGGCGGAATCATTTTGATTTTTGTAGATAAATGGTTTACAAATCCGACTATAAATGATGACGTAGAAATAAGCAATAAAAAAGCTTTTTTAATTGGTTGCTATCAAACACTAGCTGTTATTTTTCCAGGATTAAGCCGAAGCGCAGCAACAATAATTGGTGGAATGCAACAAGGATTAACCCGAAAAACAGCAGCAGAATTTTCATTTTTCCTAGCAGTTCCAACGATGATGGCTGCGACAGTAAAAAGCATTTATGATGTTTACAAAGATTCCCCAGAAGTTTTAAGTACAGATAATTTAGGAATATTAGCCATCGGAAACATTGTTGCTTTTATAGTAGCTTATGCGTCAATAAAATTTTTCATTGGATTTCTAACTAAAAACGGATTTAAATTTTTCGGATATTATCGTATAATTCTTGGTATTGCATTACTGATAATTCACTTTTTCATACACCCTTTATCAGTAAACTAA
- the frr gene encoding ribosome recycling factor, with product MTEEIEFILDSTEESMNGSIAHLEKEFLNIRAGKASPAMLGSVFVDYYGSATPLSQVSKISVPDARTITLQPFEKNMLQVIEKAIMIANIGFNPMNNGDVIIISVPPLTEERRKDLAKQAKSEAEDAKIGVRNVRKDANTDIKKLEKEGTSEDICKSAEEEVQNLTNTYIKKIDELLAAKEAEIMKV from the coding sequence ATGACTGAAGAAATAGAATTTATATTAGATAGTACAGAAGAATCAATGAATGGTTCGATTGCGCATTTAGAGAAAGAATTCCTTAATATTCGTGCAGGAAAAGCTTCTCCGGCAATGTTGGGGAGTGTTTTTGTAGATTACTACGGTTCTGCAACGCCACTTTCGCAAGTGTCAAAAATTAGCGTTCCTGATGCAAGAACAATTACTTTACAGCCGTTTGAAAAAAACATGCTACAAGTTATTGAAAAAGCAATTATGATTGCAAACATTGGTTTTAACCCAATGAATAATGGTGATGTAATTATCATCAGCGTTCCGCCTTTGACAGAAGAGCGTCGTAAAGACCTTGCTAAACAAGCAAAATCTGAGGCCGAAGATGCAAAAATTGGTGTTCGTAACGTGCGTAAAGACGCTAATACTGACATTAAAAAGTTAGAAAAAGAAGGAACTTCAGAAGATATCTGTAAATCTGCAGAAGAAGAAGTTCAGAACTTAACAAATACTTACATCAAAAAAATTGACGAATTGTTGGCAGCAAAAGAAGCTGAAATCATGAAAGTATAA
- a CDS encoding 6-carboxytetrahydropterin synthase: protein MSNIRITKQFSFETGHALYGYDGKCKNVHGHSYKLSVTVIGSPIMDRSNVKFGMVIDFSDLKKIVKEEIVDQFDHATVFNETTPHIELANELKNRGHHVILVDYQPTSENMVVDFAERIIARLPKDISLFSLKLQETESSFAEWYASDNL from the coding sequence ATGAGTAATATCAGAATTACAAAACAATTTAGTTTCGAAACCGGTCACGCCTTATATGGTTACGATGGAAAATGCAAAAACGTTCACGGCCACAGTTATAAATTGTCGGTTACCGTTATTGGTTCGCCAATTATGGATCGATCAAATGTAAAATTCGGAATGGTAATTGATTTTTCGGATCTAAAGAAAATTGTAAAAGAAGAAATCGTTGATCAGTTTGATCATGCAACGGTTTTTAACGAAACAACTCCGCATATCGAATTGGCAAATGAATTAAAAAATCGTGGACATCACGTTATTTTAGTTGATTATCAGCCTACAAGTGAAAATATGGTTGTAGATTTTGCTGAAAGAATCATTGCACGTTTACCAAAAGATATTTCTCTTTTCTCACTAAAACTTCAAGAAACAGAATCTTCATTTGCAGAATGGTATGCTTCTGATAATTTGTAA
- the truB gene encoding tRNA pseudouridine(55) synthase TruB, with protein MTPEEYLEGQVLLIDKPLKWSSFQAVNKLKYLLINKVGLPKKFKIGHAGTLDPLATGLLLICTGKFTKRISELQGQAKEYTGTFYIGATTPSYDLETEIDETFPTSHIDEALIHETVKQFLGEIDQKPPIFSAIKKDGVRLYEHARAGETVEIASRKTTIHEFEITRIALPEIDFRVVCSKGTYIRSLAFDFGKAMNSGSHLTVLRRTKIGDYDVKNAIDITLFEESLNLK; from the coding sequence ATGACACCCGAAGAATATTTAGAAGGACAAGTTTTACTGATTGACAAACCTTTAAAATGGAGTTCGTTTCAAGCTGTCAATAAATTAAAATATCTTTTGATTAATAAAGTTGGACTTCCAAAAAAGTTCAAAATTGGTCACGCCGGAACTTTAGATCCTTTGGCAACTGGATTATTATTGATTTGCACCGGAAAATTTACCAAAAGAATTTCTGAGCTTCAAGGTCAAGCCAAAGAATATACCGGAACTTTTTATATTGGAGCCACTACTCCATCTTATGATTTAGAAACTGAAATCGACGAGACTTTTCCAACTTCTCATATTGATGAAGCTTTAATTCATGAAACGGTAAAACAATTTCTAGGCGAAATCGATCAAAAACCACCTATTTTTTCTGCAATTAAAAAAGACGGCGTTCGATTATACGAACACGCACGTGCTGGAGAAACAGTTGAAATCGCAAGTAGAAAAACAACCATTCACGAATTTGAGATTACCCGAATTGCATTACCCGAAATTGACTTTAGAGTAGTTTGCAGCAAAGGAACTTATATTCGTTCTCTGGCTTTTGATTTTGGAAAAGCAATGAATTCAGGTTCGCACTTAACGGTTTTACGCCGAACTAAAATTGGCGATTATGACGTAAAAAATGCAATTGACATTACTTTATTTGAGGAAAGTCTTAATTTGAAATAA
- a CDS encoding DUF3098 domain-containing protein — translation MKNNTNTTEQPQKQEFLFDGINYKILLIGIGVIALGFILMSGGGSDNPNVFNEDVFSFRRIRLAPTTVLIGFGITIYSIFKKSK, via the coding sequence ATGAAAAACAATACTAATACTACAGAACAACCGCAAAAACAAGAATTTCTTTTTGACGGTATCAACTACAAAATTCTTTTAATTGGAATTGGAGTTATTGCCTTAGGTTTTATTCTAATGTCTGGCGGAGGAAGTGATAATCCAAATGTTTTTAATGAAGATGTTTTTAGTTTTAGACGTATTCGTTTAGCTCCAACAACTGTTTTGATTGGTTTTGGAATCACTATTTATTCTATTTTCAAAAAGTCTAAATAG
- a CDS encoding serine hydrolase domain-containing protein: MKNAIYLLLLIVTVATAQTNQKTVSKERDYSFLTDSLNIDKQLEKYKLAGFSLVVFENYEIVYSNQFGVKSIDSKEKIDKNTAFSTASISKPITALLCFILEEKGLINLDTPIDGYLKRWHLPKSKFTENNSPTWRQFLNHTAGTSQSGFADYYQGDTIPTIKESLLGKIPRYDKEIEFLFTPGTGWAYSGGGYVIVQMALEDTFKKSIGELAKQYIFSPLGLNNTTMIQPDEKGFPTNVALVHDENEKVIRTGLPITPQVGASGMWSTPTDLAKLAIEMQNALRNKNNKVISHDVAKKVTEVSALKDAVGGWSYGWQKSFGYNNYEWFICNGSNTGVGGSVFATMTDGNGFAFLANGEKPNRFPVMGNTQKKLLTLMDWNNKTSNEETQEMPSSIKEKLIGTYDDFLYGQGVETKIVERNNRLYVESMLLDHFKGKNDNELVYLKNGLFKIVDYPNLLKFDFSNGKPTSVILIRGNMETEVQLDVKKEVTKS; the protein is encoded by the coding sequence ATGAAAAACGCTATTTATTTATTACTTCTTATAGTAACCGTTGCAACTGCTCAGACGAACCAAAAAACAGTATCAAAAGAAAGAGATTATAGCTTTCTTACCGATAGTTTAAATATTGATAAACAATTAGAAAAATACAAACTTGCCGGATTTAGTCTTGTTGTTTTCGAAAACTACGAAATAGTCTATTCAAATCAATTTGGTGTAAAATCAATCGATTCAAAAGAGAAAATAGACAAGAATACGGCTTTTTCTACAGCTTCGATTTCAAAACCAATTACAGCACTTCTTTGTTTTATTCTTGAAGAGAAAGGATTGATTAATTTAGACACTCCAATTGATGGATATCTAAAACGCTGGCATTTGCCAAAAAGTAAGTTTACAGAAAATAACAGTCCAACCTGGAGACAATTTCTAAATCATACGGCCGGTACATCTCAAAGTGGATTTGCAGATTACTATCAAGGCGATACAATCCCGACAATAAAAGAAAGTCTTTTAGGAAAGATTCCGCGATATGATAAAGAAATTGAATTTTTGTTCACGCCAGGAACGGGATGGGCATACAGCGGAGGAGGTTATGTGATTGTTCAAATGGCATTAGAAGATACTTTTAAGAAGTCTATTGGAGAATTGGCAAAACAGTATATTTTTTCTCCTCTCGGTTTAAATAACACCACAATGATTCAGCCTGATGAAAAAGGTTTCCCAACAAATGTAGCGCTTGTTCACGATGAGAATGAAAAGGTTATTAGAACAGGTTTACCAATCACGCCGCAAGTTGGAGCATCAGGAATGTGGTCGACGCCAACTGATTTAGCTAAACTTGCTATCGAAATGCAGAATGCATTACGCAACAAAAACAATAAAGTGATTTCTCATGATGTTGCAAAAAAAGTAACAGAAGTATCTGCCTTAAAAGATGCTGTTGGCGGATGGAGTTACGGATGGCAAAAGTCTTTTGGCTATAATAACTATGAATGGTTTATATGTAATGGTTCAAATACTGGAGTTGGAGGAAGTGTTTTTGCTACAATGACAGATGGAAACGGCTTTGCATTTCTAGCCAATGGCGAAAAACCGAATCGTTTTCCTGTGATGGGGAACACGCAAAAAAAGCTTTTGACTTTGATGGACTGGAATAATAAAACGTCTAATGAAGAAACTCAGGAAATGCCTTCAAGTATAAAAGAGAAACTAATTGGGACTTATGATGATTTTCTTTATGGACAAGGAGTGGAAACCAAAATCGTGGAAAGGAATAATCGTCTTTATGTTGAATCGATGTTATTGGATCATTTTAAAGGGAAAAATGATAATGAGTTGGTATATCTTAAAAATGGATTATTTAAAATTGTAGATTATCCAAACTTGTTGAAATTTGATTTCAGTAACGGCAAACCAACTTCTGTGATTTTGATAAGAGGTAATATGGAGACTGAAGTTCAGCTTGATGTTAAAAAGGAGGTTACGAAAAGCTAA
- a CDS encoding helix-turn-helix domain-containing protein codes for MNDKIDLLVIVTVVSLFISLFLAFFLFAVKTQHKLSNALFATFLILCAIDTSQTLFNLIIDKPSNFGMLRGLFAFLQIPVFYLYVLSVCYSDFKLKPKHLLHLLPFIIANAILIARFYAVDDASKINFIKNYQSMIEIQFNHILIHVQLFAYIVAVFMVLRKARKLYLENCAGTSISSYNWLFQFTVVLTILYSGALLKNIFKFSDYPYISEWIKIGLLVFQLFIVCWYLFKALNNPGLFRSIDSKLKLVSDIVLEEKKNEQLAVSEKEYNEELLKLQQYMTEEKPFLDPSLTIQDVSKDIAIPVRDLSLLINHKLQQHFYDFVNTYRIEEAMEILKDATKSKMTVLEILYEVGFNSKSSFNTAFKKHTGDTPTVYRKSA; via the coding sequence ATGAACGATAAGATTGATTTATTAGTTATTGTAACAGTAGTTTCCTTGTTTATTTCATTATTTCTTGCATTTTTTTTGTTTGCAGTCAAGACACAGCATAAGTTAAGTAATGCTCTTTTTGCTACTTTTTTAATATTATGCGCAATAGATACAAGTCAAACTCTATTTAACTTAATAATTGATAAACCTTCCAATTTTGGAATGTTAAGAGGTTTGTTTGCTTTCTTGCAAATTCCTGTTTTTTATTTATACGTATTATCTGTTTGCTATTCTGATTTTAAACTTAAGCCAAAACACTTATTACATCTGCTGCCATTTATAATTGCAAATGCAATTTTGATAGCTCGTTTTTATGCTGTAGATGATGCTTCTAAAATTAATTTTATTAAAAACTATCAAAGTATGATTGAAATACAGTTTAATCATATTCTTATACACGTTCAGTTGTTTGCATATATTGTTGCTGTTTTTATGGTTTTAAGAAAAGCAAGAAAACTCTATCTCGAAAATTGTGCTGGTACAAGTATTAGTTCTTATAATTGGTTGTTTCAGTTTACAGTTGTGTTGACTATTTTATATTCGGGTGCACTTTTAAAAAATATTTTCAAATTTTCTGATTATCCATATATTTCTGAATGGATAAAAATTGGACTCTTGGTCTTTCAATTATTTATTGTTTGTTGGTACTTGTTTAAAGCATTAAATAATCCGGGTTTATTTAGGAGTATTGATTCAAAATTAAAACTGGTTTCGGATATTGTTTTAGAAGAGAAAAAGAACGAGCAATTAGCTGTAAGTGAAAAAGAATACAATGAAGAGTTGTTGAAATTGCAGCAATATATGACCGAAGAAAAACCGTTTCTGGATCCTTCTTTAACAATTCAGGATGTTTCTAAGGATATTGCAATTCCTGTTCGGGATTTATCTCTTTTAATTAATCATAAATTGCAGCAGCATTTTTATGACTTTGTGAATACATATCGCATCGAAGAAGCTATGGAAATCTTAAAAGATGCTACAAAAAGTAAGATGACCGTTTTAGAAATTTTATACGAAGTAGGTTTTAATTCGAAATCTTCTTTTAATACCGCTTTTAAAAAACATACCGGTGATACTCCAACTGTTTATCGAAAAAGTGCTTAA
- a CDS encoding DUF5686 family protein, translating to MKLFCFLTLFFTLTIQAQFQINGIVTDSNNKPLPFATITTSDNINTITDVDGKFDFKIAEKTTTFAVSYIGFQTKIIAITANKKYYAVSLSQKTDDLKEVVVSNENPALTIIKKVIANKNNNNPQKRLSSFEYKTYNKLIVTANADSIDGRIDSSAAYKDFNKKEINIDSSDYKFKEIISKQHLFQTEKVSQYQFGEHKLKETVLGTKIAGFKQPIYEIIAFNLQSISIYDSKYELFETKYENPISNSATSNYNYKLLDTVNIKGRDTYMIYFKNKQKRRSSGLEGVLYIDQENFAVAKAVMRIKGVLDISGIHEFEYVPSEKIWFQSNTTFKIVKGKNDDDIKILGGTIQFDGDVEDNFEPRKKSASDFTYLLSESNNFDIHYNTTNPIKNPALYIEIKDDASKKPEEFWNTYRKESLDLKSQKTYLLLDSLSVKKRIEKRLGLGRKIINGYFPIGPVDLDLKKIISYNNYEGFRLGLGGITNDRFSKNFRIEGYSAYGTKDGEVKYSLGTGVLLDKSTNTWINGSYTDDVREIASTVFAVDKRVFKIYDPRPINISTFYQYSSWKANVQTKIIPKTEAILELSRTSVQPEFDYLFNLNGKLYSNYIMTTAMLSIVWAPFSDFMQTPTGRNESEKRFPRFTFQYTQSLPNVLENDFNFGKIDFKTEYEKKYLNGQKTSLLLQGGYAMGDVPITHLYNTMPNNLTKETVIQRITFAGRNSFETMYFNEFFSSQYIFFQIKHGFDRITIFKKVRPSLVLVTRMAWGNMENPQQHVGPTYKTLDKGFFESGIELNKIFKGFGLGGFYRYGPNQLLKFEDNIAVKISYVLDLGL from the coding sequence ATGAAACTATTTTGTTTTTTGACTTTGTTCTTTACGCTTACTATTCAGGCGCAATTTCAAATAAATGGAATTGTAACAGATTCAAACAATAAGCCTCTTCCTTTTGCTACAATTACAACTTCAGACAACATCAACACCATTACAGATGTCGATGGAAAGTTTGATTTTAAAATAGCCGAAAAAACGACCACTTTTGCCGTTTCCTACATTGGTTTTCAAACTAAAATCATTGCAATTACGGCAAACAAAAAATATTATGCAGTATCTCTTTCTCAAAAAACAGATGATTTAAAAGAAGTTGTTGTTTCTAATGAAAATCCTGCTTTGACCATTATCAAAAAGGTTATTGCCAATAAAAATAATAACAATCCACAAAAACGCCTAAGCAGTTTTGAATACAAAACCTATAATAAACTTATTGTAACTGCCAATGCTGATTCAATCGACGGCAGAATAGATTCATCTGCGGCTTATAAAGATTTCAATAAAAAAGAAATCAACATCGATTCATCCGATTATAAGTTTAAAGAAATCATAAGCAAACAGCATTTATTTCAGACTGAAAAGGTTTCTCAATATCAATTTGGCGAACACAAACTCAAAGAAACTGTTCTGGGAACCAAAATTGCAGGTTTTAAACAGCCTATTTATGAAATTATAGCATTCAATTTACAATCTATTTCTATTTATGATTCTAAATATGAATTGTTTGAAACCAAGTATGAAAACCCGATTTCTAACAGCGCAACTTCGAATTACAATTATAAATTACTGGATACTGTAAACATAAAAGGGCGTGACACTTATATGATTTACTTTAAAAACAAACAAAAAAGAAGATCATCAGGTTTAGAAGGCGTTTTGTATATCGATCAGGAAAATTTTGCTGTTGCCAAAGCCGTAATGCGAATAAAAGGCGTTCTGGACATTAGCGGAATCCATGAATTTGAATATGTTCCAAGTGAGAAAATATGGTTTCAGAGCAACACAACTTTCAAAATTGTAAAAGGAAAGAATGATGATGATATTAAAATTCTAGGTGGAACTATTCAGTTTGACGGTGACGTTGAAGATAATTTTGAACCGAGAAAAAAATCAGCGTCTGATTTTACCTATCTACTTTCTGAGAGTAATAATTTCGACATTCATTACAACACAACCAATCCTATAAAAAATCCGGCGCTTTACATCGAAATAAAGGACGATGCGAGCAAAAAACCGGAAGAATTCTGGAATACCTATAGAAAAGAAAGTTTGGACTTAAAAAGCCAAAAAACATACTTATTACTGGACAGTCTTTCTGTTAAGAAAAGAATTGAAAAACGTTTAGGTCTTGGGCGAAAAATAATCAATGGTTATTTCCCAATTGGACCTGTTGATTTGGATTTAAAGAAAATAATCAGTTACAATAATTACGAAGGTTTTCGTCTTGGTTTAGGCGGAATCACAAATGATCGTTTTTCTAAAAATTTCAGAATCGAAGGATATTCAGCTTACGGAACTAAAGACGGCGAAGTTAAATACAGTTTAGGAACCGGAGTTTTACTGGACAAAAGCACGAATACCTGGATAAACGGATCGTATACAGACGACGTTCGGGAGATTGCGAGTACTGTTTTTGCAGTTGATAAACGTGTTTTTAAAATTTACGATCCGCGACCAATCAACATTAGTACTTTCTACCAATATAGTAGCTGGAAAGCGAATGTTCAGACTAAAATTATTCCGAAAACTGAAGCTATTTTAGAATTATCACGAACCTCTGTTCAGCCGGAATTTGATTATCTTTTTAATCTAAACGGAAAATTATATTCCAACTATATTATGACTACAGCAATGTTGTCAATAGTTTGGGCGCCATTTAGCGATTTCATGCAAACGCCAACAGGAAGAAATGAATCTGAAAAGAGATTTCCAAGATTTACCTTTCAATACACACAATCATTACCAAATGTTCTGGAAAACGATTTTAACTTTGGCAAAATAGATTTCAAAACGGAGTATGAAAAGAAATATCTAAACGGTCAAAAAACCAGTTTACTTTTGCAAGGAGGTTATGCAATGGGCGATGTTCCAATTACGCATTTGTACAACACAATGCCAAATAACCTTACTAAAGAAACCGTGATTCAGCGTATCACTTTTGCAGGTAGAAACAGTTTTGAAACTATGTATTTTAATGAGTTTTTCTCCAGCCAATATATATTTTTCCAAATCAAACACGGTTTTGACCGAATTACAATATTCAAAAAAGTACGTCCATCTTTAGTTTTAGTAACGAGAATGGCTTGGGGAAATATGGAAAATCCGCAACAACATGTTGGACCAACTTATAAAACATTAGACAAAGGTTTCTTTGAATCCGGAATTGAATTAAACAAGATCTTTAAAGGTTTTGGTCTCGGCGGATTTTATCGCTATGGCCCAAATCAGCTGTTAAAATTTGAAGATAATATTGCTGTCAAAATATCTTATGTTCTTGATTTAGGATTGTAA
- the pyrH gene encoding UMP kinase codes for MKYKRILLKLSGEALMGDLQYGIDPKRLAEYAEEIKQIHSKGVEIAIVIGGGNIFRGVAGASAGMDRVQGDYMGMLATVINGMALQGALEDRGMKTRLQTALKMESIAEPYIKRRADRHLEKGRIVIFGAGTGNPYFTTDTAAVLRGIEINADVILKGTRVDGVYDSDPEKNASAVKFDFISFDDVLKKGLNVMDTTAFTLSQENKLPIVVFDMNKIGNLLKICEGENIGTVVNV; via the coding sequence ATGAAATATAAAAGAATTCTTCTAAAACTTAGCGGCGAAGCCTTAATGGGTGATTTACAATACGGAATTGACCCTAAAAGATTAGCCGAATATGCTGAAGAAATTAAGCAAATTCACAGTAAAGGAGTAGAAATTGCTATTGTTATTGGAGGAGGAAATATTTTTAGAGGCGTTGCCGGTGCAAGCGCAGGTATGGATAGAGTACAAGGCGATTATATGGGAATGCTTGCAACCGTAATTAACGGAATGGCTTTGCAAGGCGCACTTGAAGACAGAGGAATGAAAACGCGTTTACAAACTGCTTTGAAAATGGAATCTATTGCAGAACCATACATTAAAAGAAGAGCAGATCGCCACCTTGAAAAAGGAAGAATCGTAATTTTTGGAGCCGGAACCGGAAATCCATATTTCACAACTGATACTGCAGCAGTTTTAAGAGGAATCGAAATCAATGCTGATGTAATTCTAAAAGGAACTCGTGTTGATGGTGTTTACGATTCTGATCCTGAGAAAAATGCTTCGGCAGTAAAATTTGATTTCATTTCGTTTGATGATGTTCTTAAAAAAGGGCTTAACGTAATGGACACCACTGCTTTCACTTTAAGCCAGGAAAACAAATTGCCAATCGTTGTTTTTGATATGAACAAAATTGGTAACCTTTTGAAAATCTGTGAAGGTGAAAACATTGGTACAGTAGTTAACGTATAA
- a CDS encoding enoyl-CoA hydratase/isomerase family protein, whose amino-acid sequence MSSENQNGSLQTTLNNAIATVQFGHPASNSFPRELLNRLTAEINLLSQKETVSVIVLQSEGSKVFCSGASFDELLAVENEEQGKEFFSGFAHLLNAMRSCSKVIIGRVQGKAVGGGVGIISACDYVLATPESAIKLSELAIGIGPFVIEPAVSRKIGKTAMTEMTLAAHEWKSANWALQNGLYASIHNAEELDIEVEKFAKKLSSYNPEALFEMKKIIWEGTEHWQSLLLERAAITGKLVLSDFSRNALTQFKK is encoded by the coding sequence ATGAGTTCAGAAAATCAAAATGGTTCTTTGCAAACCACTTTAAATAATGCTATTGCAACTGTTCAATTTGGTCATCCCGCCAGTAATTCTTTTCCTCGTGAACTATTAAATCGCTTAACGGCAGAGATTAATTTATTAAGTCAAAAGGAAACAGTTTCGGTTATTGTTTTGCAAAGCGAAGGTTCAAAAGTTTTTTGTTCAGGCGCTTCTTTTGATGAACTTCTTGCGGTAGAAAATGAAGAACAGGGAAAAGAATTCTTCTCAGGATTTGCTCATTTGCTAAACGCAATGCGCTCTTGTTCTAAAGTTATTATTGGTCGCGTTCAAGGAAAAGCCGTTGGTGGCGGAGTTGGGATTATTTCGGCTTGTGATTATGTTTTGGCTACGCCCGAAAGTGCTATAAAATTATCCGAATTAGCCATTGGAATTGGTCCGTTTGTAATTGAACCAGCCGTAAGCCGAAAAATTGGAAAAACAGCAATGACCGAAATGACACTTGCAGCGCACGAATGGAAATCGGCAAACTGGGCACTTCAAAACGGACTTTATGCGTCGATTCATAATGCAGAGGAATTGGATATTGAAGTCGAAAAATTTGCCAAAAAACTAAGTTCATACAATCCGGAAGCTTTATTCGAAATGAAAAAAATCATCTGGGAAGGAACAGAGCATTGGCAATCATTACTTCTTGAACGTGCTGCAATTACTGGAAAATTAGTATTATCTGATTTCAGCAGAAATGCTTTGACACAATTTAAAAAGTAA
- a CDS encoding thioredoxin family protein, whose product MKSIVAKALFHSYSYAEYRKLVTDLLSEGKSTGNEQSESLTHYTSLNEVRMNRLEKTIKISEDVISKLQNLDNHYIWLVISEGWCGDAAQILPIIEKMAHESNKKIDLRIVLRDQNDDLMNHYLTNGGRAIPKLIVICKEAGIVRADWGPRPKGATELMANYKKEFGIIDEKIKTDLQLWYLADKGVSVQQELVEIMENIKYNRL is encoded by the coding sequence ATGAAAAGTATTGTAGCCAAAGCATTATTCCACAGTTATTCTTATGCAGAATATCGAAAATTAGTTACCGATTTATTGTCAGAAGGAAAATCAACAGGAAACGAACAATCTGAAAGCTTAACACATTATACAAGTCTGAATGAAGTCAGAATGAATCGGTTGGAAAAAACGATCAAGATTTCTGAAGACGTAATTTCAAAACTGCAAAACTTAGACAACCATTACATTTGGCTGGTAATATCTGAAGGATGGTGTGGCGACGCTGCTCAAATACTTCCAATTATTGAGAAAATGGCGCATGAATCGAATAAAAAGATTGATCTTAGAATTGTACTTCGCGATCAGAATGACGATTTGATGAATCATTACCTGACTAATGGCGGAAGAGCAATACCAAAACTTATCGTAATTTGTAAAGAAGCCGGAATTGTTCGCGCTGATTGGGGACCAAGACCAAAAGGAGCAACTGAATTAATGGCAAACTATAAAAAGGAATTTGGTATTATTGACGAGAAAATCAAAACCGATTTGCAATTGTGGTATTTGGCTGATAAAGGCGTTTCTGTTCAGCAAGAATTGGTTGAAATAATGGAAAATATCAAATATAACCGATTATAG